From Magnolia sinica isolate HGM2019 chromosome 13, MsV1, whole genome shotgun sequence, one genomic window encodes:
- the LOC131222829 gene encoding small ribosomal subunit protein uS8my isoform X2, whose protein sequence is MGRRILNDALRTMVNAERRGKATANLQPISTVMTSFLKIMKDRGYIKDFQVFNPHRVGKITVELQGRINDCKALTYRQDIRSKEIEEYRIRMLPTRQLSTCRGLR, encoded by the exons ATGGGAAGAAGGATCTTGAACGACGCCTTGAGAACTATGGTAAATgcagagaggagaggaaaagccACAGCAAACCTTCAACCCATCTCAACCGTCATGACTTCTTTTCTCAAGATCATGAAAGACCGAG GATATATAAAAGATTTTCAAGTATTCAATCCGCATAGAGTGGGAAAGATTACTGTAGAACTGCAAGGCAGGATAAATGATTGCAAGGCTCTCACATATAGGCAAGACATCAGGTCTAAGGAGATTGAAGAGTACAGAATACGTATGCTTCCAACGCGCCAG CTTTCCACATGCCGTGGGTTACGCTGA
- the LOC131222829 gene encoding small ribosomal subunit protein uS8my isoform X3, with protein sequence MGRRILNDALRTMVNAERRGKATANLQPISTVMTSFLKIMKDRGYIKDFQVFNPHRVGKITVELQGRINDCKALTYRQDIRSKEIEEYRIRMLPTRQWSHLIAT encoded by the exons ATGGGAAGAAGGATCTTGAACGACGCCTTGAGAACTATGGTAAATgcagagaggagaggaaaagccACAGCAAACCTTCAACCCATCTCAACCGTCATGACTTCTTTTCTCAAGATCATGAAAGACCGAG GATATATAAAAGATTTTCAAGTATTCAATCCGCATAGAGTGGGAAAGATTACTGTAGAACTGCAAGGCAGGATAAATGATTGCAAGGCTCTCACATATAGGCAAGACATCAGGTCTAAGGAGATTGAAGAGTACAGAATACGTATGCTTCCAACGCGCCAG TGGAGCCACCTGATTGCAACCTAG
- the LOC131222829 gene encoding small ribosomal subunit protein uS8my isoform X1 → MGRRILNDALRTMVNAERRGKATANLQPISTVMTSFLKIMKDRGYIKDFQVFNPHRVGKITVELQGRINDCKALTYRQDIRSKEIEEYRIRMLPTRQWGYVVITTPNGVLDHEEAIKQNVGGQVLGYFH, encoded by the exons ATGGGAAGAAGGATCTTGAACGACGCCTTGAGAACTATGGTAAATgcagagaggagaggaaaagccACAGCAAACCTTCAACCCATCTCAACCGTCATGACTTCTTTTCTCAAGATCATGAAAGACCGAG GATATATAAAAGATTTTCAAGTATTCAATCCGCATAGAGTGGGAAAGATTACTGTAGAACTGCAAGGCAGGATAAATGATTGCAAGGCTCTCACATATAGGCAAGACATCAGGTCTAAGGAGATTGAAGAGTACAGAATACGTATGCTTCCAACGCGCCAG TGGGGCTACGTTGTGATAACGACTCCCAATGGTGTTTTGGATCATGAAGAAGCCATCAAGCAGAATGTTGGTGGTCAGGTTCTTGGGTATTTCCATTAA